Part of the Chitinophagaceae bacterium genome is shown below.
TAAACATTTGTACTTCTAATCCCATCCTTCGCTCATCCACAAACCGTTAATAGTAAGTATAAAAAGAAAAACAATCACAACAAAAAATGGTAACAAAATCAAATCTTCATTATCAAATAATCACTGGAATCATAAAAAATGGATTCGCACCTTCCGTTGACGACCTTGCTAAAACTTTGCAAACTGACAACAAACAAGTTATTAATGGACTGTATGAACTGCAAGAATATCACGGTGTAGTTTTACACCCAAATGAACCGAAAGTTTGGGTAATACATCCATTTTCATTAGCCCCGACAAATTTTTATGTGCAAACAAAAGATGGACAATGGTGGGGAAATTGTGCTTGGTGTTCATTGGGAATTGCCGCACTTCTTAACGAAGACGTGAAAATAACAACAACCATTGGAGCAGAAACAAAACAAATGGAAATAAATATTGTAAACGGACAAATTCAAGATACTAATTATTTCATTCACTTTCCAATACCAATGAAGCATGCTTGGGACAACGTTATGTACACTTGTAGCAATATGTTGGTGTTTGAAAACGAAGGACAAGTAGACAGTTGGGCAAAACGCCATAACATTCCAAAAGGAGACATTCAACCAATAGAGAAAATATGGAACTTTTCAAAAAAATGGTACGGTAATCATCTCAATCCAAAATGGACAAAATGGACAGTAGAAGATGCAAAACGAATTTTTAGGAAGTATGAACTGAAAGGTAAAATTTGGAATCTAAGTGAATCAAAAGAACGATTTTGATGATAGACAGAAGAAAACGAACCACTCACATCTGTTTGGCAAAACGTGCTAAAAAAGCGTACGTGAAAACATGAACAAAAAAACCTGTTGAAAATAAAATTTGTATTACATTTGTAAAACTCAATAAAAGTAGTATGTCTAAATTTTTTAATTTTATAAGTTTTGTTAGAACAGCATATAACGGAAAAGTTAGAATTAACTTTCAAGGAAATATTTATGTTAGAAGTGAGGATGTATTTAAAGATACTGACAAACCAAAAAAATTTATTAGTAAATTAAAAGAAGCGACCATTGCTTACAATAAAAAAGTAAGATTCAAAAAAAAATATAATTTGTGGAATCTCTAAAAATAAATGTTTTATATTCATATTTGATTTATTTTTGTGAAATAATATATAATATAATGAAACATGACATATAGCAAATACATAACCACCCCGAAATAGCTGTNNNNNNNNNNNNNNNNNNNNNNNNNNNNNNNNNNNNNNNNNNNNNNNNNNNNNNNNNNNNNNNNNNNNNNNNNNNNNNNNNNNNNNNNNNNNNNNNNNNNTTTTTTTAAAACCCTGTTGTCTGCATTTTTTTACCTATTCGAAATTTTTTACCATTTTTCTTTATTTGCAAACAAAGAAAAATCTTTGTGAAAAGAAAAATACAAAGTATATTATTATATTCTAAAAATTCTAAACAATTACAAAGGATACATATTATCATTATCCATCAAAAAGAAAAAAAATGGTATCAAATGTTTATGTAGTAATAATGGCAGGAGGAGGAGGAACTCGTTTCTGGCCCTATAGTAGAGAAGAAAAACCGAAGCAGTTTTTAGACATACTCCAAGTAAAAAAATCACTTCTGCAACTTACATACCAAAGGTTTGTCGGATACGTAAAAGAAGAGAATATAAAAATTGTAACCCTCAAAAAATACGAAAATACTCTAAAAACCCAACTACCACACCTACAAGAAAATCAAATTTTTTTAGAACCCAATAGAAAAAACACCGCTACTTGCATACTCTATGCCTGCCATAAAATTTATAAACAATGTCCCGATGCAGTATTGATAATTGTCCCCGTAGACCACCTTATAATGGATGAAAAAGAATTTCAAAATTGTCTTAATACAGCAATAGAACATGTTTCCCTATCCGAACATATCATCACCATAGGAATACAACCTACTCGAGAAGAAACAGGATACGGCTACATTCAATACACAGAAAATAAACAAAATCCTATCCATAAAGTAAAAACATTTGTAGAAAAACCGAATATCTCTTTTGTGAAAAAATTTATTGAAAGCAAGGAATTTGTTTGGAACGCAGGAATTTTTATCGCTAAAGCCGCTTCCTTCATAAACGAATATCAAAAATTATACCCCGAAATAACAGAACATTTTTTCAATACCGCTCATTTTTTTGATACCGATAAAGAACAAGAACACCTTACCTCTCTGTATTCCCTCTGCAAAAATATCTCTATTGACTTTGCTCTCATGGAAAAATCGGACCAAGTGTATGTAATCCTCGGAAATTTTGTATGGATAGACATTGGAACTTGGAATACCCTCTACCAACACAACCCAAAAGACGAACAAAAAAATATACATTCTGTAGACACTATAATCCCCAAAAATAGCAAAGAAAATATAATATATACTGATACAAAAGATAAACTCATTGTCTTACAAGATATGAAAAATTACCTCATAGCTGATTATGGAAACGTATTGGTGATTATAAAAAAAGACAACGAAGAATATCTCAAAGATATTTTATCTGACTTAGCACATAAAGAATTACATACCTATTTATAAAAAATGCAAGAACCTTTTCTCTACTTTATATGGAAGTATCAATATTTTGATAAAACAACCCTACAAACCACAGATGGTAAAACGATTCAAGTTTTAGATGTAGGAATTCTTAATAGAGATGCAGGTCCTGACTTTTCCTATTCAAAAATATTAATAGATAATATAGAATGGAACGGAAATGTAGAAATACATATAAAAAGCAGTGATTGGAAAAAACATAACCATCAAAAAGATACATCTTACACCAATGTTATCCTTCACGTAGTGTGGCAAAATGACGAAAACTGCTACCGAAAAGACGGAACTAGCATACCACAATTAGAATTAAAAACAAGAACTTCTCACACCATGATAGAAAGATACAATACTCTTCTATCAGAAAAAAATCCTGTTCCATGTTTTTCTTTTGCAACAAACATAAACCCCCTCAAAGCAAGGTCTATGATGGACAGAGTCCTCGTAGAAAGATTAGAAAGAAAAACCCAATTACTTCAAGATATATTAGAAAAAGAAAAAGGCGACTGGAACGGATTATTCTTTCACGCATTAATTCGCTTCTTTGGATTCAAAGTAAATGAAGAAGGATTTCAACAACTTTCTAAAAATACATCATTTTCTATAATTCATAAAATACATAGAGATATTACCTCCACAGAAGCATATCTCTTTGGAATGGCAGGTTTTCTGTCCAATAATGTCAACGATGAATATTCTAAAACCTTACAAAAAGAATTTCAATATATCTGTCAAAAATTTACTATAACACCCCCAAAAGAATACCCTCTTTGGAAGTTTTTACGACTCAGACCCGCAAACTTCCCTCCCCTCAGAATAGCCCAACTCGCAGCTATTTTCCATATAAACCCACAAATATTTTCTTCCCTCAAAACCCTCAAAACAACAAAAGAAATCCAAAAAATATTTGCACAACCTGTATCCAACTACTGGAAAACACACTACCAATTCTCTTCCCAAACAGAAAATAAAACACAAAATACCATCGGAACTCATTCCATAGACATTATTATCATAAATGTAGTAAGCCCTATCCTGTTTCTCTTTGGTAGAATGTACGCTCAACCCGAAATGGAAGAAAAAGCCATAGATATACTCTACTCATTAAAAAACGAAAAAAACGCCATAGCAGATTTTTACACCTTTATGCCCATCAAACAAGAAACAGCACACGACTCCCAAGCAATACTAGAACTATACAACGCCTATTGCACCAAAAAAAAATGCCTCGAATGCCAAATAGGACTCAATATATTGAAAAATAAATAAAATCAACATCTTAATTATATTCACAAAATGAAAAAAAAAATACTCTGCACCATACTAATAAGCATGTATACTGCTTGCAATACCATACAGAAACCAAATAGTATAAACAACCTCTACAACAAAACCCTAAAACCCTTTTATTACGGAGTCGCATCGGGAGATGTATCCGCTCACGAAGTCGTTTTATGGACAAAAGTAGTCCCCGACCATCCAATAAAAGCCCTTTTGGTAAATTGGAAAATCTCACCCGATTCCCTTTTTCAAACAAACACCATATCAGGAATTTACACCACCGACTCCATAAACCAACATACCGTAAAAGTAACAGTAGATAATCTACTCCCCGATACTTATTACTATTATACATTCTCTACTTTTGGAATAGAATCCTTACAAGGCAGAACAAAAACCGCTCCCGATATGCTCAAAGATTCTATTACTTTTGGAGTAGTAAGCTGTGCTAACTACGAACACGGGTATTTTAACGCCTATTCCGCATTAGCAAAACAAAAAAATATAGAAGCAATAATCCATTTAGGTGATTATATTTATGAATACGGAAAAAAAGACAGAAAACAAGCCCTCCTCATACCCCACAGAGAGCATCTCCCCCAAAACGAAATAATATCTCTCCAAGATTATAGAACAAGGTACGCACAGTATAGTTTAGACCCCGACCTCATACTACTGAGACAGAAGCATCCACTATTCGCCATTTGGGACGACCACGAATTTGCAAATAATACCTATAAAGAAGGTGCTGACAATCACTCCCCCGAAACCGAAGGCACTTTTGAAACCCGAAAAAAAAACGCCCTCCAAGCATATTATGAATGGATACCACTGAAAACAAACATCCCCGACCCCATTTACAGAAAAATATCCTACGGAAAACTCGTAGATATTTTTTTATTAGAAGAAAGAATAGAAGGAAGAACAAAACAAACTTCTAAAGACGATACCCCAAGCAATACCGATACCACCAAATCTATCCTCGGAACCACCCAAAGAAATTGGATCCTCAACCAAATCCAAAACTCATCTGCCATTTGGAAAATAATAGGAAATCCCGTCCTCTTTTCTTCCATCAAATTCCCATTTACCAACTGGGACAACTGGAACGGATACCCACACGAAAGAAACATAATAACCACTTTTTTAAAAAACAATCATATAAAAAATATCGTCTTTCTCACAGGAGATTCCCACTGCTCCATGGCTTTACCTATCACAGAAAACTTCTCCCAACAAACTCATAACAGCGTAGGAGTAGAATTCCTTACTCCCAGCATAAACTCAGGAAATACCGATGAATATAAAAAATGCTATAAATGCCAAGAAGCTCTCGCAGAACAAGCAGAATATATCCCCAATAACCCCAACCTAACATTTGTAGATGTTATAAATCATGGTTTTATGACCATCACCCTCCAAAAAGATAAAGCAATAGCAAAATGGTTTTTTGTAAAGACCCTCTCCTCTCATTCCGATAGCACCTATCTTGCAAAAACAATAACAGTAAACATAAATACAACCACCCTTCTCGTAAAAGATAATTCCAAAAATTGAAGCTCCTTACCGTTCTATTATCTTTCACAATTTTTTTCGACCCCAATCTACCCAACTCTCCTCCTTTATTAAACGTGTTAGGTTTTGAAAACCTAACACGTTTTAGTGGAGGGGTTGGGGGAGGTCAAAATAAAAACCTTAATAATAAAAAAATATCCCATTCACTTTTCCACAATTTTTTGTAAGAGAGATTCCATTTCCGAAGTGCATGCGTTCAACGGATCGTTCCCTGCGATGAACACAGGTTTGCCTGTTATGAGATCATTGAGATGGTAATCGGATCGGAGGTGCGTAGCACCGAAATATTGGTAGAAGATGCGGGAGGT
Proteins encoded:
- a CDS encoding alkylmercury lyase family protein codes for the protein MVTKSNLHYQIITGIIKNGFAPSVDDLAKTLQTDNKQVINGLYELQEYHGVVLHPNEPKVWVIHPFSLAPTNFYVQTKDGQWWGNCAWCSLGIAALLNEDVKITTTIGAETKQMEINIVNGQIQDTNYFIHFPIPMKHAWDNVMYTCSNMLVFENEGQVDSWAKRHNIPKGDIQPIEKIWNFSKKWYGNHLNPKWTKWTVEDAKRIFRKYELKGKIWNLSESKERF
- a CDS encoding mannose-1-phosphate guanylyltransferase, encoding MVSNVYVVIMAGGGGTRFWPYSREEKPKQFLDILQVKKSLLQLTYQRFVGYVKEENIKIVTLKKYENTLKTQLPHLQENQIFLEPNRKNTATCILYACHKIYKQCPDAVLIIVPVDHLIMDEKEFQNCLNTAIEHVSLSEHIITIGIQPTREETGYGYIQYTENKQNPIHKVKTFVEKPNISFVKKFIESKEFVWNAGIFIAKAASFINEYQKLYPEITEHFFNTAHFFDTDKEQEHLTSLYSLCKNISIDFALMEKSDQVYVILGNFVWIDIGTWNTLYQHNPKDEQKNIHSVDTIIPKNSKENIIYTDTKDKLIVLQDMKNYLIADYGNVLVIIKKDNEEYLKDILSDLAHKELHTYL
- a CDS encoding DUF2851 family protein; translation: MQEPFLYFIWKYQYFDKTTLQTTDGKTIQVLDVGILNRDAGPDFSYSKILIDNIEWNGNVEIHIKSSDWKKHNHQKDTSYTNVILHVVWQNDENCYRKDGTSIPQLELKTRTSHTMIERYNTLLSEKNPVPCFSFATNINPLKARSMMDRVLVERLERKTQLLQDILEKEKGDWNGLFFHALIRFFGFKVNEEGFQQLSKNTSFSIIHKIHRDITSTEAYLFGMAGFLSNNVNDEYSKTLQKEFQYICQKFTITPPKEYPLWKFLRLRPANFPPLRIAQLAAIFHINPQIFSSLKTLKTTKEIQKIFAQPVSNYWKTHYQFSSQTENKTQNTIGTHSIDIIIINVVSPILFLFGRMYAQPEMEEKAIDILYSLKNEKNAIADFYTFMPIKQETAHDSQAILELYNAYCTKKKCLECQIGLNILKNK
- a CDS encoding alkaline phosphatase D family protein; this translates as MKKKILCTILISMYTACNTIQKPNSINNLYNKTLKPFYYGVASGDVSAHEVVLWTKVVPDHPIKALLVNWKISPDSLFQTNTISGIYTTDSINQHTVKVTVDNLLPDTYYYYTFSTFGIESLQGRTKTAPDMLKDSITFGVVSCANYEHGYFNAYSALAKQKNIEAIIHLGDYIYEYGKKDRKQALLIPHREHLPQNEIISLQDYRTRYAQYSLDPDLILLRQKHPLFAIWDDHEFANNTYKEGADNHSPETEGTFETRKKNALQAYYEWIPLKTNIPDPIYRKISYGKLVDIFLLEERIEGRTKQTSKDDTPSNTDTTKSILGTTQRNWILNQIQNSSAIWKIIGNPVLFSSIKFPFTNWDNWNGYPHERNIITTFLKNNHIKNIVFLTGDSHCSMALPITENFSQQTHNSVGVEFLTPSINSGNTDEYKKCYKCQEALAEQAEYIPNNPNLTFVDVINHGFMTITLQKDKAIAKWFFVKTLSSHSDSTYLAKTITVNINTTTLLVKDNSKN